A region of Planktomarina temperata RCA23 DNA encodes the following proteins:
- a CDS encoding phosphoethanolamine transferase domain-containing protein: MRDWFKNILTRHVGLVSFTAAVCVFTLAAFQAPLLSYALRFSDLHTVEGWVQILSLQVLQFCLFAALACILATIALWLMKTVVAVLFIVNAVALYFMLTYGIEIDRTMVGNILNTDQRETAELLHLSLLPYVLFLGIIPAVVVLAIKVQAPKRIWRLALALGAIGVLAAWSIVTSFTMLWYDRHASRMGSKILPWSYVVNVARHFNRVAMDNREQVLLPDAYFVTAPSAPKDVVVLVIGEAARADRFPLLDMRGRQTRLLPAMISRFFLLVWRVRRILFRLQPVS; the protein is encoded by the coding sequence GTGCGCGATTGGTTTAAAAACATACTAACCAGACATGTTGGGTTGGTGAGTTTTACGGCTGCTGTTTGTGTGTTCACTTTGGCAGCATTTCAAGCGCCTTTGCTCTCCTATGCGTTGCGGTTCAGTGATCTGCATACGGTTGAGGGCTGGGTGCAAATCTTATCGTTGCAAGTGCTGCAATTTTGCCTTTTCGCCGCCCTTGCCTGCATTCTGGCTACCATTGCGCTTTGGCTGATGAAGACGGTGGTCGCAGTGTTGTTCATCGTTAATGCGGTTGCGCTCTATTTTATGCTGACCTACGGAATTGAAATTGATCGTACCATGGTCGGGAATATCTTAAACACTGACCAACGCGAAACCGCTGAGCTCTTGCATCTGTCGCTTTTGCCTTATGTGCTGTTTCTGGGAATAATTCCGGCTGTTGTGGTCTTAGCAATCAAAGTGCAGGCTCCCAAGCGCATTTGGCGCCTAGCCTTGGCGCTTGGGGCGATTGGCGTGTTGGCCGCATGGAGCATCGTAACCTCTTTCACAATGCTTTGGTATGACCGACATGCATCGCGCATGGGCAGTAAAATTCTGCCTTGGTCCTATGTTGTAAACGTCGCGCGGCACTTCAATCGCGTCGCTATGGACAACCGCGAACAAGTTCTATTGCCCGATGCATATTTTGTGACTGCGCCCTCAGCGCCTAAAGATGTTGTGGTCTTGGTCATTGGAGAAGCCGCCCGCGCAGACCGTTTTCCGCTCTTGGATATGCGCGGCAGACAAACCCGTTTACTGCCCGCTATGATCTCGCGGTTTTTCCTGCTGGTCTGGCGTGTTCGACGAATACTATTTCGTCTACAGCCTGTATCTTAA